Sequence from the Salvelinus alpinus chromosome 35, SLU_Salpinus.1, whole genome shotgun sequence genome:
tatcatcgtaaagtatgttttttcaatatagttttattagattattgaaatttattcgggacgttaggcgtgttgcgttgtgtgactttgttcaggaaggagagcttcgcgccacttggccagtgtgcttgctaattcaagagggaaaaacgatgttctaaatccaaacaacgactgttctggacaaaggaccccttgtacaacattctgatggaagatcaccaaaagtaggacccattttgtgatgctatttcatatatctgtcgaactgtgtactagtagttttgcgcccaggttttggccactctctcgctataacataagccttatgtcgtaatgaagatattttttgaattctaacactgcgattgcattaagaactagtgtatctatcatttcctatacaacatgtatttttttgtaatgtttatgaatagctatttggtcagaataggtgagagtctaatagaaatatccgcacattctgggaaaaagatgctacgttagcataatgtataaccactgatttcagctctaaatatgcacattttcgaacaaaacataagtgtatgtataacctgatgttataggactgtcatctgaggaaggtttatgaaggttagtgaaaattaatatattttgctggtttattcgctaacgctaacgtgcctattactagcgctaacgtgccttgatgaatgaatgcggttgtgtggtaggctattgtagtaagctaatataatgctatattgtgttttcgctgtaaaacacttaaaaaaatcggaaatattggctggattcacaagatgtttgtctttaatttgctgtacaccatgtatttttcagaaatgttttatgatgagtatttaggtatttcacgttggtctctataattactctggctgcttcggtgctatttctgacggtagctgtgatggtagcagcaatgtaaaactgatttatacctcaaatatgcacatttttcgaacaaaacatagatttattgtgtaacatgttataggactgtcatctgatgaagttgtttcttggttagtttggttggttcttggtaagtttggttggtttcgtgcatgctacctgtgctgtgaaaaatgtctgtccttttttgtatttggtggtgagctaacataaatatatgtggtgttttcgctgtaaaacattttaaaaatcggacatgttgactggattcacaagatgtgtatctttcatttgctgtattggacttgttaatgtgtgaaagttaaatatttctaaaaaatattttttgaatttcgcgctctgccttttcagtggaatgtgggagtagttccgctagcggaacgccggggctagaaaggttaTTAAGCATAAATTCACTAAATTTAGGTGCTGTAACACTACTGCCAGTATTTTTGTAGCAAAAAGTCCTACCTGTGACAGGGGGTGTCAAGCGAACGTCGTCCCGGTTCCATGCCCACAGCGGCAGGTGTGTCAACAGGGGGGAGGCAGAGATtgaggttgagggagaggttgagggagagTCGTGGGGGACAGTGGGTGGTGTACACAGACATGCTGGGGTGTTCTATCAGCAGGTTCTCCAGGGGGCTGGTCTCCAGTACCATAGGCTTGCCCCTCGTCCCCCCGCCGAAGCAGGGTGGGGGAGTAACGAACCAGCTCTCCTCTAGAGAACAGGCCTCCAGGCGCTGGAAAcccccctcttcttcctcctcctcctcgggaCCCCCATACTCGGTGTCAGCGGTAGAGTCCAGGGAGGTGCAGGAGGCATAGCGGATAGGGGAGCTGGCGATGGGAGAGGGGACTACCACAAGGTCCCCCTCGTCCGAAGTCAGGTCCACCTCAGACAGGCCGTCACCACAGGGGCTGGAGCAGGCCTCAGCTGAAGAGAAAGGCAGGGATTGGTTAGGATACATCATCAGAATTAACATTTAAATAAGAAATGGAAAGTTTCTGTTCGCAACAAAGCATGTAGGGTATGTGTGAAAATGTGTTTTACAACCATTGAGTTTTATAATTGgtgataaatatattttttaaactcccTGTAGCAAAATGTAAAAATGCAATATGATGGTCCTGAGCTCAACCTGGGTGGGATGACAACTCATATACAATACCCTGACATGACTTTAGGGGGCAATATGGCACCAAGAGAATGGCTTTAGCGATCAAAACAAAAACCATATTTTCGCCTGACGCATAGGTGTCAAAGCCCTACAGCACAGAGCAGTGTTCTATTGGTCAGAAAAACATGCCCGACCCAAAatactatagtgtgtgtgtgcgcaagagCTGTCACTCATAGGATCAAGCAGCTTCAGCAACTCCCTCTAACAAACTGCTGCCAAATGCTTTACAGTCTTTCCCAACTCTAGAATGCACCAAAACATGTTTTTCCACTAGCTAACTATCTCAACTCGCGATGCTGCTTAAAAGGTTAGGAGAAAAACTAAGTTTCAATAGAATAAATCTAATCAAGTTAAATGAGGTGGTCTGGCTGGAGAGAGAAGTTGCATTCACTGCATGCCTGGGCTATATAGCATGTCTTGCTTTGAGACTCGGTGGTGTTACTGTCAATAGTGCACTAAAAAGTCAGAATAATATACTACCATATGGGAAGTATAATGGAAAAAGCAACTTGATACTAGATGGGAATCAAAGACAGCAGATTGCTGTTTGGGTTCCCATTATACTAAAAATAGCCTGCACGGACATCTGGCCAAAACTTCATTCCTGGCCAAAGTTTAAAGCtgactgtctgtctttttttgGACAGAATCTCTGACAAACAGCtgagtgtgtgcatgtacatGTTTGTGTATAACTGTTCtttgtgtgtaactgtgtgtgtgtattggatgTGTTCCCATGTGTGTATGATCATGAAAGGTTTCCTCGCTTTCCTTTTCAGATGTAGTGTGTATAGATGTGTTGTGTTCCTCAGAGTGTGTTCATTTCTGATTGTGTGGATGTGTTACGGTGTCTGTGTGTGATAGAAATACACCCACTCCCAAGGACACTTCAGTTTCCATCCTCATCTTTCTCTGTCACGCATGTCAGCGGCAGTGCAGCCACCTTGTttactcaaaaaaataaaaatctcatccatgctgacacacacaccttcaggGTGATCCGCACGCTTAGCAACGCAGCAGAACCCTAAAACGGCTTACATCCCTCATCACTGTCTCTGTAAGGCCAATTAGAACCTGTAATCCTCTCACCCCCACCATCcaccttgtgtttgtgtgtgtttgtgtgcgtgtgtgtactgtatgtgtgtgcgcacgtAGGAAGGGGGAAGGAAAGCAGTCTACGCTATTGATATAATAGATTGGCAGTTTAGAAGAAGTAGGAGACTAGTGCAACTTGAGCTGTTGGAAGTGTTCCAGGAATACAGCGGGTACACACTAAATAGTACACTTTAAGTGTGTGGAATCAATCCCTACTGTAAAATAGGTCATGGTACTGCAGTCTGTGCAGGAAAGAATTATTCAACGCTTTCAGACAAAACATCTGACCTCTGCTTACTGCAATCACTCTAACAGTTCTACAAAACAGACATGTAATAAAGGGTTTATGATACCATGTATCAGCTGATATTAGAGATTCACTATAAAGTGATCAGACGAATCATTATTATATGATACTGTTCTATGATCATATAACAGTTTGGGTAAGGCTACAGAGTGCTGGACTGTAGGGTAATATATCAACCACCTGTTTGTGAAGCACTATGAATGCTTTTATAGGCATTTAAGCATTTACCTGGAACACCTGTAATGAATGATGTGTAAAATGGATTACGAACACATTCTCAGCCTTAATGCATTTCCAAAGGTTGTCGTAAGAGGCCATGACATACATATGTAATACCTATACCTGTAAGTCCTATAACGAATAATGGACATGATAGACAACGCTATGAATGCATTAATCCCAGGTGGTTTGGGTCATAGACTGTGTTACTGACGGGGCAATTCTGGAGGGGAATTCTGCTGGGCCGCCTGCCCACACGTCTCACTCCTCAGAGCCCAGAAGGGTAACTCTACCGGGCCTATTTTTATCTTCCTCCCCTTATCCCCGCATGCTTCTGTTTGACCCGTTTACAGACATATTGCCCATATACTGCCCCATATCCCTTCCACCACCCTCCCCCGTACAGAAGTGGGCCAACAGGATTCAGTCTCTCACACCTTGAATATTCACACACTTGTGGAATATGAGATGTGATGTATCAGGGACATACGGGCTGGATGCACTCCCTTCCCCCCAAAGAAcaagtgtgtgtgttattgagcggcatttatatactgtatatgtgtagAACATTGTGTGTATGGGCACACGTGTATGTGCTTTTGTGTGTATGGATACTGGGAACCTTGCCAGGGTTTAGAGTAGCATCCTTGTCTGCATTTGTGAATGCAGGTGAACTTAAGTTGCATCGGTACGAAACAGTGGTTTATGGAGACTATAAGGCACCTAAGGATTGCATAGCCAAGCAGTTTGATGAGGTCAGTTCTTAGATGCTTATGATATGTATAGATCTGATAATATGCTCACATGGAAAAACAAATACTGGAGCGGCTAAAAATCAGTGTTGACTTTTAAAAGGTAGTGAAGTTCCCACCATGTGACTGTATGGAAATTATGCTCACTGTTGAACCCATCTGAACCGTTTTGTACATGAATACCAGGAGGTTATGGTGTGCGAGGGGTTGTTTGTGTTTAGAGTGTGTATTTGCATTTTTATTTGTGTATTTTACTGTTTATGTatgtttcctctgtgtgtgtgtgtatgttctgaAACTCACCCAGATAGTCCACCAGGATCcactcttcatcctcctccttctgGCCAAAGTCCTGTTCTCCAGGGCCTACTCGTCTCACCTCCTCCACATCGTCCCCGAACAGGACGCTGGTGAGCCTCTGGAACATACTGGGACTCCTTGGGGGGGTACGGCAGGACCAAGGGGGGGCTGAGCGGTGCGAGGACCGGGGCGAGGGTGGGGAACAGGCACTTTGGTCATCAGCTGCAGGTGCTAAAGTGCTTCAATAAGGTACGGATGTCTATCATCTGAGGGGAGCCGTGCAAAGTCTGGTCATAGCTCACCTCGACGTGTGCAAAATTACAAAGGACCTGAGAGACaaaaggggagggggagaaagagagagaataattTGTTGTGATCTTGAGTGACACATTTGAGACCATATACATGAGCTTATAAAGACCTGTGTGaaaagggaggggggagatgCATACAAATATCCTTTGGTTTTTTGGCAATTGGCAGGAGGAAAACATGGGTCAGCCTGAAAGACATCTATGTTTATTTCTGGGTTACTAGTTTGAGAGGACAGTCCAATATCAACGCTCTCTGCCCAAACCAGATTTTATATATCTCTAATACTCGATAATTAAACATATAAAAAGGGTAGCCAGATCATTCACAACTGTCACAAACTTCAAAGAGGCACCGTATGTGGTCGTAAATGTTTACAGGTGTGGGTATCATTTgcctatgtaacagtataactttacgtccgtcccctcgcccatacccgggctcgaaccagggaccctctgcacacatcaacaacagtcacccacgaagcatcgttaccaatcactccacaaaagccgcggcccttgcagagcaaggggaaccactacttcaaggtctcagagcaagtgacgtcaccgatttaaaggccattagcgcgcaccaccgctaactagctagccatttcacatccgttacacttatcTACCAGACATCCCTCAAAGCCAATTATGGAAATAGACCCATCATCACCTAGCTGCCAACTGACAGACATACTGGCCAAATATGTGTGGGCCCAATAGGTCTGTAACCTAGCAGCTTGTTCACTGATAAGGGTGGTCCTTTATAGAACACACACTATGGTGCTGTATCTTCACCTAGGGGTCAACTCTCTGTGACCATACAGCCCAGTATTGGTGGTAAAGGCCTGACCTTTCTTTACAATTAGACCTCTAGTCAGTAAAAAGCCAGACAGCATTTTCCTCTGTTGATAAAGTGAACTACTACCCCCACACGGACACACCAGGGATACATGCCAGCATTTACACTGACTTCAGGTCGTAGATTATGACCCCTGACCTGAAGCAGGATTAGTGATACACAACAACCATTATTCTGCCATACAACATTAAATTCCTGCTGTGAAGCCACATTTGTCAGTGCAAATGTAAACTATGAGTTGTATGCATGTACACATTTATGCAAAACAAATACAGAGCAGTGCAGCCAATAATTAGAGATCCGTGGGTTTGTAAGATCTGAAAAGCTGAGAGAACTACAGTAGCTTCTTTATGATAATGTTCAAAAAGGACAAGACCGCTGTTTGGTAGACCTGACACAAAAACTGAAACTTGGAAACTGAAACCTGGTCTGCCAGGCAGGctacaggcaaacacacacattatGCCCAAATTACAGTTTGTCATATATTACTTAACATCAGACATCTTCGTCAGAAGATTTGTAGGCTGCAAGAGAATGCAAACACTTCGTTCTTTGATTCAATATCCTCTTATTTGTAAGATTCAACGACAGAGAAAATGAGCAGCTGTGCGACGAGGTCAAGGGACTGAGGGCTTTTCTATGGGACTTTATCTACAGTATGTCCAATACGCAACTGGGTTATAATCTCCTGCACCTGTTCGTCCTCAACAAAATATCGCTTGCATGCATTGTTTCCTTTCGAAAACGCTGGCTCTATTCAGATAGAaaacaaggacggggggggggtgaAGATGCGTCGTGATATTGCGCCCATTAAAATGGCAGTATATTATTAGTAACGAAATGAAACGGTAGGTTATGTGAGAGCTCACTTTCTTGTCGTATGTGTTTGGATGGTTGGTTGGAGGCCTGTCGTCGACACCTTGGAACAGAGAACGTTAGTACCGTAACGATTACGTCATATGGATATTCTCACACAGATCAAAATGCCTGATATTGGTTctgtaataaaacaaataaatcaCTGAAAATATCAATAAATGTTCAGTTATTACATCAAAAGTAACAAAAAACTTCAAATCGTGGTAGGCTGTCTGATTGCAGGATGGTTTGTTGACTAGCATACAAGCAGAGGGTGTAGCGTAACCCTACACCTCTTGGGCGGGTCGCAGCTCTTACAATGTTAATCTGCCAGCAAAGTACAATTCTGTTTTGTGCATATAAATAGCACCTCCTTCAATAGATAGGGAGACATATAGACCTTGCCATGATAATACATTTTCAGTAGACTGCGGTCTGCCTCTTATTTGGCAAAAATGGTCCGAGAATCTTATTTTTGCTACACAAAACATTGTTGGTGCATAAAAACAGTGGAAATAGGCTGTGTTTGTGCTAAACCGTTCTTGTGAAAATAATGTCATGTCAACAATGGTCTACAATTGAATTGCAAAAGATTACTGTGTGTTCTTCGAACAACAGACAACAAAGAGAACCCCAAAAAACTCACCTGCGGCAAGAAAAGATGTGAACAGCAAAGGACGGATATTTAGTGATTAAATCCTTAAGACTTTGAGGTAGATTGTATCTtttagaaaatatttaaaaaagtttTCTTCGCAGAAGAAATTAAGTACATGGACCTTTGTATTCGGAGCAACACAGTTCGTTACTTTGTCCGAGCCTTTCCGAGGTCCCAACTGTTCCCTTTGTTATTGTTGAGGCGCACTAACAGCTGATCCGAGAGACGTAGTTTTCAACAGCCTATGGGAGGGCCCTGTATTAAATCTGTAAGCCAATCATATACCGCCGTTGACTCTGACAAACAGTCACCAACGCACGTGACCCACCCCAGAGAAAGACAAGACTGGGCTAAACCCAGCCCATGAATTTTTGGGATTGATTCTTTCTTCAAACTTGTCAAAATATTTGACAAAGCACCCTTATTTCCTGTGATGGGTAAAATATGTTTCCTaatgtatttttactatttccccGATTAATTTATCAAGCTTTATGGATAGCAGGCTAAGAATTAGCAATATTATAATATGCCTTATACCATTGTAATAAAATGCTTATAACCCTATGTTATATAACTGTCCATAAATGGTAAATGAAGCCATCCTGTAACATTTCCTTCGCTCAATAAAACATCGCCCTGTAGCCCAGTGACAGTCAAATGCTCTAATAATGTGAAGGTGACATTATCAAAAGTACCAAAACACTATTCAGCACCCATGCATTAGAATTGACAAAAAAAAGTAAATTTAGGAGTGTGGGACCATGTTACAAAGCAATGACAGCTCGGCCCCCTCCCGAAAAGGAAACAtaacatctatatttttcattatTGTAACCTTACACCAAGTTTTTTGTCGTTGCAATCACAAAAAAAATTAGATGGATGTATGTCTCCTCTATCGGGACAGAATGGGCCATTGGCTTCACAAACAAAAAGGATCCAAACAAAGGAAGAGGGGATAAAAAGATGACAATGCACTCAATACAGAGTATGTCGGTCACCAGTGAGGGGTACAACAAAGCACCCCTTCCCTCAAGCAGTGCAAATTGGGAAAAGGGGCCTGATCCAATGGTACACCAACCCCCATACATAAACCAGATTAAGGACACTTCGGACAAAGGAcctcctggggctggttgctccagttggtcgtaaatgggtcgtAACTCTACGTCCGATGTAAAATGTGCTGGATTGCTGGCCCAGTATTCCATTAGGGTGAAAATGGGTCTGCATTTCACAGTGGGCATATAGACAGACATAGAAGTGTCTTTGTTTATTTCCTAAGTAAGCCATACACAACTAATATGTAATAAATACCAATAGCATATCGTTATTGAGGAGGCTAGAAAACACTCCACTCAATTTGGCTAACATTTCCCCAGTCGTGTAGGCAATCCAAAACGGACATtctgagaagaaaaaacataattactgattgatttatcaagacgagTCCCCACGCTTGTATCAAAGTAGCGCAGTTcgggctccagagtggcgcaccggtctaaggcactgcagctcagtgcaagaggcgttactgcagtccctggttcgaatccaggccttaattgggagtcccatagggcggcgcacaattgtcccagcgtcgtccgggtttggccgtcattgtaaataagaatgtgttattaactgacgtgcctagttaaaaggttaaattaaaaaaataaacgcTGAAATTATTGCTGACCACACACCTATCGCTAGCTATTTAAAACGGTTGGATGACTGGGAGTTTCTGTAACAATATGATAAATGGCATTAGCCTACTTTACTCGAATATTCCCAGAGTAATTAACCATCCAGTTGTGGTTGAGAAAAACGTGCATGCATAGTGGTGGGCTTTGTGATGTGATGGGACGAACATGCCTTGCAAAGTTTAGAATCAATGATGTGTTTAAACCCTGGATGACTAACAGGGGGCGCTGCATTGAACCCTGCGCGCAGCCATCTTGGCACTCAATTCTAAaacatattttggaagctataaaaATGCATTTATTCATATCTACATTCGTTTTCTATtttagacaccttaatgcatact
This genomic interval carries:
- the LOC139563918 gene encoding tumor protein p53-inducible nuclear protein 1-like, with protein sequence MFQRLTSVLFGDDVEEVRRVGPGEQDFGQKEEDEEWILVDYLAEACSSPCGDGLSEVDLTSDEGDLVVVPSPIASSPIRYASCTSLDSTADTEYGGPEEEEEEEGGFQRLEACSLEESWFVTPPPCFGGGTRGKPMVLETSPLENLLIEHPSMSVYTTHCPPRLSLNLSLNLNLCLPPVDTPAAVGMEPGRRSLDTPCHRPETVVQCRAGLHAGCYAAAVPGLLDQAQQHGRLAQRVRGAAQHQLLSRNALRRLNLLRTGGAKQAKTTTTYLHQPGQRHLNY